The genomic segment GACATGGACAACTATAACTCATATCTAGCCTGACCATAAGGTGTCAAGAACACCTAATCATTAGCTCTCAGAAATAGTGGTAACAACTTTGAAATGTTCCATTAAGTTCTATGTGGTATACACAGCCAAGTCCCGAATCTTAAAGATCCAGTTTTCCCTCAGAAACCACTGCAACAAACCTGAGATTTTTCATTGAAACCCAATGTCTTCAATAGTATACTGAACCTCTTTGACATAAAAGTTAACAAGGAATACACCCATTAGTCTTGCGGAATGCATGCAGTATCTACTGGTAATGTCACAGTCTCATTAACTCCATAATGGCTGAAACCACAGGAAAACAAGGTGGGACATTGCATCGTTCAGATGACCAGGTAAGGTTTTTATGGATGAAATTGGTTAAACCAAAAGATGGGGAGAAGGCAGAAACCATGTGTGGACCAGTGTCTGAAACTGCTATATTTATGGGAGAACCAAAATTGTTAAAGGAGAGAAAACTCCATTTTCAACACTGGAGAGGGCGGAACTCATTCAACTGGCAAAGGGCTAAGCTGATTCATCATGCATCTAGTTCACCCAGGAGGAAAATGGCCAACGTCTCTTGCCAAACCACTGCAAACGAACACTGGCCTGCACATACATGGACAGGGCGGTGCCAGGAATGACAGGAGGACAAGAGGAGAAAAGCATGGAGTCCATCACTAACATGCAGCCCTCAACAGTCAGAGTGGTCCGACCTACACCATTATATTGGTCAACTCACCATACCAATGGTACGtactgtatattacaatgtatacacattTATCATAAAAAGACAAAAGGAGAAAATGTTACTTTGAACTTATTCCACTTTattcataataatatatataattcttaaTGTATAATATTTCCAGAAAATCTCAACAAGTATCTGTAATAACTTAGCCAATGATATAACAGTAAACTGAGTGTATACGGGCAAACCTGTCTCCTACTCTCACACAAAGATCTTATTGTCACCTTCTACAGATTACATCTTATATCAGTACCTAGTGTCttttttaatatcattattCCAAGAATTATTTGCTGGAAAATTTGAACTCTAATATTGCTAAAGACAAAAAAATTACATCATATATTTAGTACTAATTATCTATGCACATTATTGAGTATTGATCTTGAACAAATATACCCAGTTAACCAATGGCCATCGGTACTGATACTGTAGCCAGTGATAAAACCGACAACCTAAAGAAAAGATGGGGAAAGTACAAATCGTATATACTTTCATTCAAAATGTCTTGCCAAATTTCAAGTGTTCAGGTTTTCAACTGATGAATTTATACCTTCACAATTCACACTTTCAACACTTTTACTTAAAAAGAATCCCCTCAAGTTTCGATATAAATATACTGCAAACATTAAGTTTCTTTGACCGACTAACAAAGCATGTGAGTTCACACAGAAGACAGGTTTCCGTGTAACTTGGACTCAGTTTATTCTAGCCCTTTCAACCCTTAAGTCCAAAAGCATACCTGATTTCCTACCGACGAATTGGGGGTTCAGGGAAGATTATAGGCTGTAAAATCACAGAGCTCTACAAAATCACAAAAAGCACAGCTGGCCAATCGTcatgaaaattttaacaaatttcataatgataataatgttGTAAACAGttcaacatttaaataatgttgGAACAGATTTAGTAATGAACCAATGTTAATGAGTGTAGATTGTGTAaacttgaagaaaaaaaaatctacaaggAACAAATTGAATGTATAGAAAACAAATCTACATTCTACCATGAGGTGTAGAAAATAACAATTTGTTGATTCAGTCAACATGGCATTTAAATAATGATCCTACATGGAGGGATGTAGTTATCAAATCATAACAGAACACGCGTCAGTAAGAAACAATCAGTACGAGTATTGTTTATTCTCCACTTCGTTTCCTTGAGAAACATTCAGTCTTCATTTCTCATTCTTCACACTAAGCCTTGAAATGTCTCTCGATAAATAAACATCACTCTGTAAGCGTGCGTGCTAAGTAGTTCGACAGGCAAGCCCTGAATTGCTcacaaatatattttgacaaAGTCCTTTGTAACCTCTGACATTTAAAGTACTATATGGCTGTCAGTGTTACAATCAACAAAAAAAGTCAAATCACACATAATGTTACAACCCTTCAAGGAATTCCATCCACAATCGTTCACTAGTACCGGCCTAAGGACGATTTCGAACAGGTTACCATGGGGACCACTTCCTGGAGTGGTTTTCTCCAGAAATATGTTTTCACGTCTCAGATATGCAAATATATGTGCGCTCATGAAATGTTGCTCTGCCAATGGAATTGTTACTTCACAGGAAAGCACATTCAAACAGACATTCCCAAAGAGCAAGATGCAAAACCTTCATCGTCAACAGCTACGCGTCCATCGTCAACGACTACGCGTCCAAAGTTACAAGATGTCCACTTCATTCATGATTTTTATCAGAGGTAAGTAGCAAAACGAAACCAGCAGATAAGACTCCGTCACAAAGCTGACTGGAACATATACCTTCTGTCAATCAATCCTGATGCCTAGCTCCTGCATGCCAAACACAATACCCTGGAGAGTTTAATATCAAATGGCCTTAATGTTAGTATGACATACTCAGTAGCTGACATACTGGGACATGGCATGACCTTGGCCAAGGGTGTTGACTCAaggttaaataatttacgtaaTAATGTCTTGGCACCGAGATTCATTCAGGTTTCAGCattctgtttttaaaacatgaaaaataaaaagagTAACAACTTACTGAGATCTAACGAATGtttcaaaacaaacatttagaCTGTTGTGTTTTTTCGTGATCACTATCACGATCGGACAAAGGAAGCTTTGGGGGACCAGCCATAACCAAATGGCATTCGGCATTTTGTATTAACAGTCCCGATAAGTCACCTTATCTGTCGAGGATTAAACATGCATCCTCTGGATGAATACTATCTCCAGTCTATGGAGGGGGTTGACCAATTCACCCCAACAAGCTATCAACACCTGCGGGATCAATCAGCCATTTTATCACAAGATGAATGTTGTCACGGTAACACACACATTTTTCTGTCATTTTGAACTGGCTCCAGTATTTGTAGCACTACTGGGAAATTTTATCGTCACTGGGGTGTCCCCGTCGGACTCCTGACTCAGCGTATCTCTGTCCTCCTCCAGATCAAATTGAAAGCGTGTTTCCTCTTCTTTATCCCGGGAAGAACAGAAGCTTGATGACGGACTGATGGGAATCATCCGCATGTACCAGTCCCGGTTGTCCTCCAACGTGTCGAGAATTTCTTGAGCATCTGGAAACACGAGGTCTGCCCAGGTCTCCCATAGAGGATGGACGATATAGTCAATAAAGCTCACCTATAgacaaaataaaacacagatAACGAAAATCAACAAGTGACTTGGAATAATCTTACATACAACTTCAATAAGACATCAGATTATATACATCTATAAACTGACAAAGAATCCACTATGAAATCTattagttacctccctttgtatgTCACAGTAAAATGATACGGAGTATTCATGTAACCCAGATACACAACTCGAGGACCTGGGGGTAGTTATTACATGAATACAGCTTTATCAAAATCAGCTGACCTGGgaatttttggaaatttttgtTTCTGGTAGCATGATCGGCCTTTAGCAAGTTAATAAAATTTGTTCAATAGATTACTACGTTTACACTCACACTAAATCCTCTATTTCCTGCACATCCTCTTTCAAAGTGTTTAACATATTGTTCCAATCTTAGCATGATTTTAATATGTGGAGGAGAAACAATTCTGAATTTGATGCGATAAGGCATACCTGTGTTTTCTCAATGGTGGCTGTATGTCTATCACACATGGGGCTGATGTCCAGACCTTTTTCCCGTTCAAGGTCTCCCTGCAGGAAAAATTCCTGCATGATTCGATCCACCCACATCTTGTACATCTGGAGAGGCTTGGTGGGGTTACTGAGGTCAGAGCAGTGAACCATGTTCTGTAACACctgtaaatacataatatacctgtttatataactgtacagCCAACATATCTATCTGAGTTACtgtaaacaacacacatgtCTGATAAACTGTAAACAACACACCTGTCTTTAATATTGTAAACAACACACCTGTCTGCGTAACTGTAAATATAACCCAGTGGTTTAGGTTtaggtaaataaataaatcatggtGTTGCtcaaataatattgataaaaagaatTGTGTAGAATTATTTcattagatatattatatctatcTATTGTTGATATAAACCTAACATAGTTGAAGTGTGTCCAGCTGTAAAACCattgttacctccctttaactGCCTCTCACCCAACTACGAGTCGAGATACAGGTTAGCAAAGTAAGTGTCATGGTAGGATACGTTTAATGTTTTGCCCTTTCtgctgtacatgtatttggttgccatggttaccTGTATTCTGTCAGAGTAGTTGTCCAGTAGAAGAACACCAGAGCCTGCCACTTTCTTTGTTTCCACCATTGTCTTTAAGTCAGCCAGCAAGCTCATGTGTTTAGACATATCCGTAGCCAAAACCTGTAAAAAAAGGCCAGTTTATGGTCAATAACTGTCATTTGAAGTGTAACTATCCAAGGACAATGAAATGTCTGGACCAAGACACGGGTCCTCAGAAATCCAACAGAGCTGCCATTTGCATTTATTCTGTTATATACCCTGGTTTCCAACAGATGAATATGTAGtggtgggcttattgcagggCAATAAAATAACATGGAAGTGTAATAGACATAGGTGGGCTAAATAAAGACATGGTATTGACCGACTGTCAATTCTATTACATGTAGGCATCATCAATAACCAAATTAACGTTGCAGCTCTTCGTATTAAAATTTTCGGACTTTGGGTGTTTCAAAACGGACCACTCAATGCATTTGATTCTGTGTACCTACCATGTCAATGACCATTTTACGTAGGGTTTGTCGCTGCTTGCCAGTTAGGTTAAAGAGAATGTCACAGTTTTCTTCCTGCAGGAGTTTGAACGCTACAGCCAGGTGATGATTTTCCAGGACAGATTCGTCGTTGTACATGAGGGCAAGTTCTGAACCTAAAAAATCAGAAAGTTGTTAAAGATGGAAatctttgatattttaaaatgttataaagTATAAACACTAGGGCAATGATATTAAATCTGTTTAATAGGATCTATCAGAAAGATGGTCTAACATACAAAAAGGTAATAATGAAGCATATCTCTTTCTACGTAAGGACATTTAAGGAATTTTACGGTAGGCTAGccaatttaatttgaattaaaacataGATCAAGGAATCTAAAGCACAGGAATTTTTTCTTCTTCCGTGTATGTAAACTAAATAAGTTAAACAGCGTATTCTATaatcatgtacattgtaagtgtataacaatgtataatttTTCTATAATTAATTATACGATTATACTTAAACTGTGTATGTTTAACAGTGTATTTTTATATGTAGTTAACAGCCGGATTTGAACCCATATCCATGGTGCTACTTACTAGTGTTAACAAGGTACTGGTTCGTTAAACCAGGATGATCAACATCATGCATTGCACATGCAAATATGGCTGCAAGGACTTCTAAATCTGTGAACACATTctgtaaaaaacaaatataatcacATTTAGTTGAGTTACTTCTCAACAGATGACCCAATAgcctatataacacatgtagataatgaaatatacatgtatatatacagtcatgtatatatatagtcttcctttatcatttgtgtttctatttatgaacaagagatcccagagggatcttggcgcccaccattgaatgatctttataggttccatgtcagattgatcttttctctacttttcccttcctctaagtcttactaatctgtgtaaattcagaaacagccctctagtactttgcaaacaatttaagatttagcgataatggctgtctgttgttttcggattggtccgaaaatgcaacaccagggaccaaggggagcctacatatgaaattcgagaaagatcccttcagtaccttctgtaaaatagcgataacaaacttcaattgtcaaaatacaagatggctgcctgtcgggcaggttgttttctgactggtctcaaaatccaatatgcataactaggcacagagggcaacctacaaatgaaatttcagaaagatcccttcagcaatttctgataaatagcgacaacaaacttgaattgtcaaaatccaagatggctgcctgtcggccatgttgttttcctattggtcccaagatgcaatatgcagaactacagaccaagggcaACTTACAAAAacgtttgagaaagatcccttcagtactttctcagaaatagcgataacaaacttcaattgtcaaaatccaagatggctgccagtcggccatgttgttttccgattggtctcaaaatgtaatatgcataactaggcaccaaggggaacctatatatgaaatttgagaaagatcccttcagtactttctgagaaatagcgataacaaacttcaattgtcaaaatccagatggctgcctgtcggccatgttgttttccgataggtctcaaaatgcaatatgcataactaggcaccaaggggaacctacatatgaaatttgagaaagatcccttcagcactttctcagaaatagcgataacaaacttcaattatcaaaatccaagatggctgcctgtcggccatgttgttttccgattggtctcaaaatgcaatatgcataactaggcaccaaggggagccgacatatgaaatttgagaaagatcccttcagtactttctcagaaatagcgataacaaacttcaattatcaaaatccaagacggctgcctgtcggccatgttgttttctgattggtctcaaaatgcaatatgcataactaggcaccaaggggaatctacatatgaaatttgagaaagatcccttcagtactttctcagaaatagcgataacaaacttcaattatcaaaatccaagatggctgcctgtcggccatgttgttttccgattggtctcaaaatgcaatatgcataactaggcaccaaggggagcctatatatgaaatttgagaaagatcccttcagtactttctcagaaatagcgataacaaacttcaattatcaaaatccaagatggctgcctgtcggccatgttgttttctgattggtctcaaaatgcaatatgcataactaggcaccaagagaaacatacatatgaaatttgagaaagatcccttcagtactttctcagaaatagcgataacaaacttcaattgtcaaaatccaagatggctgcctgtcggccatgttgttttccgattggtctcaaaatgcaatatgcataactagacaccaaggggaacatacatatgaaatttgagaaaaatcctttcagtactttctgaggattagcgataacaagaattgtttacggacggatggacggagggacggacggacggagggacggacggacggacgacggaccacggacgcagggcgatttgaatagcccaccatctgatgatggtgggctaaaaattacAAATTTTGAGGAACAGCTTACTAGTACTGGATTTGAAAGCTGAAGGCACTAGTAAGGTGGTTGTTGAActtttttgatatatttatccaCACCATGCGCATACCAACTTTTTACGACTGGTAAGGACTCGAAAGCTAAGACAAACGATGTCTCAGAATTATGATTGGTAAGGATTCGACTTCCAAGTCAGACAATGTCTCAGAATTATGATTGGTAAGGACTTGACTTCCAAGTCAGACAATGTCTCAGAATTATGATTGGTAAGGACTTGACTTCCAAGTCAGACAATGTCTCGGAATTATGATTGGTAAGGATTCGACAGCTATTAAGTCAGACAATGTCTCGGAATTATGATTGGTAAGGACTTGACATCCAAGTCAGACAATGTCACAGAATTATGATTGGTAAGGACTTGACATCCAAGTCAGACAATGTCTCGGAATTATGATTGGTAAGGACTTGACATCCAAGTCAGACAATGTCTCGGAATTATGATTGGTAAGGACTTGACATCCAAGTCAGACAATGTCTCGGAATTATGATTGGTAAGGACTTGACTTCCAAGTCAGACAATGTCTCGGAATTATGATTGGTAAGGACTTGACATCCAAGTCAGACAATGTCTCGGAATTATGATTGGTAAGGACTTGACATCCAAGTCAGACAATGTCTCGGAATTATGATTGGTAAGGACTTGACATCCAAGTCAGACAATGTCTCGGAATTATGATTGGTAAGGACTTGACATCCAAGTCAGACAATGTCTCGGAATTATGATTGGTAAGGACTTGACATCCAAGTCAGACAATGTCACAGAATTATGATTGGTAAGGACTTGACATCCAAGTCAGACAATGTCTCAGAATTATGATTGGTAAGGACTTGACTTCCAAGTCAGACAATGTCTCGGAATTATGATTGGTAAGGACTTGACTTCCAAGTCAGACAATGTCACAGAATTATGATTGGTAAGGACTTGACATCCAAGTCAGACAATGTCTCAGAATTATGATTGGTAAGGACTTGACTTCCAAGTCAGACAATGTCTCGGAATTATGATTGGTAAGGATTCGACAGCTATTAAGTCAGACAATGTCTCGGAATTATGATTGGTAAGGACTTGACATCCAAGTCAGACAATGTCTCGGAATTATGATTGGTAAGGATTCGACAGCTATTAAGTCAGATAATGTCTCAGAATTATGGTTTGTATGGATTCGACTCGGACGATGTCTTGGAATTTACGAATTGGTTATGAcaaagatgtttttaaagctatttttccaaatttgtatatatttattcttgCAAACACTAAAAGCTTCACTTCCATAGCCATTTTTTTACCTGCAGTAGAAGAAactctgccccccccccccctcccaaatCCAGTATTAGGTACTACTTAGAATCTACACTATTTAGTACTGGCAGTATACATCAATATAGATAGTTATGTCTATTGCACCTATTGACCTGTCAAATTACCAGGCAGGAATCATACAGGCATGATGACCAACCAGAAGGAATTAAGGACAGACGTAAATACATATACGGCTTGAGCTGTTAATTACTCCATACACGACATGAAGTCCTCCACTACACTCTACTTATCTGGGTGTTTTATCCCAAGTTATTTAGTTGAAGTATTTCTCTGTCTATTAAAGACAGAACTGACGTCATTTCACTAGGGCGAACAGATCACCCTCTTACATTGCCATGATAGGTCTTCTGCCAATTAATGCTTTTTTATCAGTTTTCTCAGGAATCTGTTGACCAAGCATGGTGAATGTGGTTAATGATGATGCTTTCACCCCCAGATGTTCAGGTTAGTATCTGCCAATATTGTGTTTGGATTATACCAAAGAGCTAAACAGGGGTCATGGATTTAGGCCATTTACGTAGAATTTCACAGAGTGATTTCGTCATCGTAGAACCAGAAATGGGTGTGGAGGTGTCTGTTGTCTTTGTTGATAAATTGGGTGTAACACCATTTAGGTAAAATAGTAGTTGTCAATTTAGTATGTATACTTTAATGAACTTTAAAGATGTCAGTTTCAGTAgataaaatttataaaacaaatgaatagaaatatgtattaatttaaTCACTttcttattacatgtattagtaTTTTGTTGGcaatattttcatcattttatgttGGTTAAAATTTTCCACCATTTTATGttggcaattttttttatcattttcttttggCAATATTTTTGCCATTTCATGTTGGCAATATTTTCACCATTTTCTTTTGGTAATATTTTTGCCATTTTTGCTGGCAATATTTTCACCAAATTATGTTGGCAATATTTTCACCATTTTCTTTTGGTAATATTTTTGCCATTTCATGTTGGCAATATTTTTGCCATTTCATGTTGGCAATATTTTCACCGTTttattttggttatatttttgcCATTTTTGTTGGCAATATTTTCACCAAATTATGTTGATAATTTTCACCATTTTATGTTGATAACATTTTCACCATTGTATACTGGTAATATTTTCACCATATTTCatattggcattattttcactGATTTATGTTGGCAATGTTTTCACACTCTTGTGTAGGTAACAGTTTGTTTTCCTGTACACATGTTCACCCTAAGGTTAGTGTAAAGCTAAATTTCTTACCTCAAGAGCTTGTGATGAAAGAAGAACATGCGTAGATTGCACAACATCTGCTGCATGCATGGAATTATGGTAGGGTACGTCTGCGTGGTAATGATCTTCAAGATGCATTAAATATGTGACTAGGGTAGTGTTAGGGATCTGAAAGGTTTTCATTAAATTTCGTTcctggaaaaaaaacaaaaaacattgtatatacttataaataaaaaatatttttgatatatcaCAGGATGAAATTTATGATGAGTGACTTTTTAAGATCAAAGACAAAAAGCGTTATCTTTAAATCAACCAGgcaaattaatttgttttaaaagattttcAACACATATTTGCTTCTTGTATGAATTTGTTCATAAAGACAGTTTGTTTACAAACAGTACCTGTATTTGACTTTTAATCTTTTTAAGATCACAAGATCATTTGTATCCATTTTATGTCCCCATATATCCTTAACTTTTGCAAGTACTTAAATTTGaacaaatgtttttgtttgcaTTAATCTAAATTTTCACTAGTTTGAACAGATGTATGATGACTATGGAGAACTTACCTGGAatatcatgtatgtaacacAGGT from the Pecten maximus chromosome 4, xPecMax1.1, whole genome shotgun sequence genome contains:
- the LOC117325438 gene encoding cAMP-specific 3',5'-cyclic phosphodiesterase 4C-like isoform X5; the protein is MKLSGGGRNRNPEVTISFDVENGTGPGGHGLEGSSPSGNRLVLQNLPQRRESFLYRSDSDFDISPKSVSRHSSMQSEIHADDLIVTPFAQILASLRSVRNNYITLTNIQVSRERTRGSAATSNSPHNAHNKTSQTNCQNSSQNNKLADENYTKLAMDTLEELDWCLDQLETIQTHRSVSDMASSKFKRMLNRELSHFAESSKSGNQIAEYICSTYLDKQQELDLPTFKVEDHKDQPIREEKEVTPDSERRPMTKITGVRKLKHANSFTGIVPKFGVETAHQEDLGQYLEDINKWGIDLFKISDLSNKQPLTCVTYMIFQERNLMKTFQIPNTTLVTYLMHLEDHYHADVPYHNSMHAADVVQSTHVLLSSQALENVFTDLEVLAAIFACAMHDVDHPGLTNQYLVNTSSELALMYNDESVLENHHLAVAFKLLQEENCDILFNLTGKQRQTLRKMVIDMVLATDMSKHMSLLADLKTMVETKKVAGSGVLLLDNYSDRIQVLQNMVHCSDLSNPTKPLQMYKMWVDRIMQEFFLQGDLEREKGLDISPMCDRHTATIEKTQVSFIDYIVHPLWETWADLVFPDAQEILDTLEDNRDWYMRMIPISPSSSFCSSRDKEEETRFQFDLEEDRDTLSQESDGDTPVTIKFPSSATNTGASSK
- the LOC117325438 gene encoding cAMP-specific 3',5'-cyclic phosphodiesterase 4C-like isoform X3, whose protein sequence is MADLKGRRNTFQVESGDLQDLKAYHRSIYSRSRRHTLANVSFDVENGTGPGGHGLEGSSPSGNRLVLQNLPQRRESFLYRSDSDFDISPKSVSRHSSMQSEIHADDLIVTPFAQILASLRSVRNNYITLTNIQVSRERTRGSAATSNSPHNAHNKTSQTNCQNSSQNNKLADENYTKLAMDTLEELDWCLDQLETIQTHRSVSDMASSKFKRMLNRELSHFAESSKSGNQIAEYICSTYLDKQQELDLPTFKVEDHKDQPIREEKEVTPDSERRPMTKITGVRKLKHANSFTGIVPKFGVETAHQEDLGQYLEDINKWGIDLFKISDLSNKQPLTCVTYMIFQERNLMKTFQIPNTTLVTYLMHLEDHYHADVPYHNSMHAADVVQSTHVLLSSQALENVFTDLEVLAAIFACAMHDVDHPGLTNQYLVNTSSELALMYNDESVLENHHLAVAFKLLQEENCDILFNLTGKQRQTLRKMVIDMVLATDMSKHMSLLADLKTMVETKKVAGSGVLLLDNYSDRIQVLQNMVHCSDLSNPTKPLQMYKMWVDRIMQEFFLQGDLEREKGLDISPMCDRHTATIEKTQVSFIDYIVHPLWETWADLVFPDAQEILDTLEDNRDWYMRMIPISPSSSFCSSRDKEEETRFQFDLEEDRDTLSQESDGDTPVTIKFPSSATNTGASSK
- the LOC117325438 gene encoding cAMP-specific 3',5'-cyclic phosphodiesterase 4C-like isoform X6, which translates into the protein MDKCDYDDVPVSGTGFHRVMSTSVLRIPKQRKSFWQRHADDLIVTPFAQILASLRSVRNNYITLTNIQVSRERTRGSAATSNSPHNAHNKTSQTNCQNSSQNNKLADENYTKLAMDTLEELDWCLDQLETIQTHRSVSDMASSKFKRMLNRELSHFAESSKSGNQIAEYICSTYLDKQQELDLPTFKVEDHKDQPIREEKEVTPDSERRPMTKITGVRKLKHANSFTGIVPKFGVETAHQEDLGQYLEDINKWGIDLFKISDLSNKQPLTCVTYMIFQERNLMKTFQIPNTTLVTYLMHLEDHYHADVPYHNSMHAADVVQSTHVLLSSQALENVFTDLEVLAAIFACAMHDVDHPGLTNQYLVNTSSELALMYNDESVLENHHLAVAFKLLQEENCDILFNLTGKQRQTLRKMVIDMVLATDMSKHMSLLADLKTMVETKKVAGSGVLLLDNYSDRIQVLQNMVHCSDLSNPTKPLQMYKMWVDRIMQEFFLQGDLEREKGLDISPMCDRHTATIEKTQVSFIDYIVHPLWETWADLVFPDAQEILDTLEDNRDWYMRMIPISPSSSFCSSRDKEEETRFQFDLEEDRDTLSQESDGDTPVTIKFPSSATNTGASSK
- the LOC117325438 gene encoding cAMP-specific 3',5'-cyclic phosphodiesterase 4C-like isoform X4 translates to MVMLSLPASDLTACGNRRRHSWICFDVENGTGPGGHGLEGSSPSGNRLVLQNLPQRRESFLYRSDSDFDISPKSVSRHSSMQSEIHADDLIVTPFAQILASLRSVRNNYITLTNIQVSRERTRGSAATSNSPHNAHNKTSQTNCQNSSQNNKLADENYTKLAMDTLEELDWCLDQLETIQTHRSVSDMASSKFKRMLNRELSHFAESSKSGNQIAEYICSTYLDKQQELDLPTFKVEDHKDQPIREEKEVTPDSERRPMTKITGVRKLKHANSFTGIVPKFGVETAHQEDLGQYLEDINKWGIDLFKISDLSNKQPLTCVTYMIFQERNLMKTFQIPNTTLVTYLMHLEDHYHADVPYHNSMHAADVVQSTHVLLSSQALENVFTDLEVLAAIFACAMHDVDHPGLTNQYLVNTSSELALMYNDESVLENHHLAVAFKLLQEENCDILFNLTGKQRQTLRKMVIDMVLATDMSKHMSLLADLKTMVETKKVAGSGVLLLDNYSDRIQVLQNMVHCSDLSNPTKPLQMYKMWVDRIMQEFFLQGDLEREKGLDISPMCDRHTATIEKTQVSFIDYIVHPLWETWADLVFPDAQEILDTLEDNRDWYMRMIPISPSSSFCSSRDKEEETRFQFDLEEDRDTLSQESDGDTPVTIKFPSSATNTGASSK